A portion of the Streptomyces erythrochromogenes genome contains these proteins:
- the sufD gene encoding Fe-S cluster assembly protein SufD, protein MAEAQNIPAGSTTAGAIAVAAESTVATRMSAPPSFDVADFPVPHGREEEWRFTPLARLKGLHDGTAVADGTMKAQIDAPEGVTVESVERGDERIGKAGTPVDRVAAQAFSSFAKATVITVPKETVLAEPIRVALHGEGGTTFGHTVFDVKPFAEAIIVIDHTGDGVRAANVDILVGDGAKVTFVSVQDWDDTAVHTSQHNALVGRDAGFKSVVVTFGGDLVRLHPRVTYAGPGGEAEMLGVYFTDAGQHQEHRLLVTHDAPHCKSNVVYKGALQGQDAHAVWIGDVLIEKSAEGTDTYEMNRNLVLTDGARVDSVPNLEIETGEIVGAGHASATGRFDDEQLFYLQARGIPADEARRLVVRGFFAELVQQIGVDDIEERLITKIEAELQGSV, encoded by the coding sequence ATGGCTGAGGCTCAGAACATTCCGGCGGGCTCCACCACCGCCGGCGCGATCGCGGTGGCCGCCGAGTCCACCGTCGCCACCCGGATGAGCGCGCCCCCGTCCTTCGACGTGGCCGACTTCCCGGTCCCGCACGGCCGCGAGGAGGAGTGGCGCTTCACGCCGCTCGCCCGCCTCAAGGGCCTGCACGACGGCACCGCTGTCGCGGACGGCACCATGAAGGCCCAGATCGACGCGCCCGAGGGCGTGACCGTCGAGTCCGTGGAGCGCGGCGACGAGCGGATCGGCAAGGCCGGCACCCCCGTCGACCGGGTCGCCGCACAGGCGTTCTCCTCCTTCGCCAAGGCCACGGTCATCACCGTGCCCAAGGAGACCGTGCTCGCCGAGCCCATCCGGGTCGCCCTGCACGGCGAGGGCGGCACGACCTTCGGTCACACCGTCTTCGACGTGAAGCCCTTCGCCGAGGCGATCATCGTGATCGACCACACCGGTGACGGCGTGCGCGCCGCCAACGTCGACATCCTCGTCGGCGACGGCGCCAAGGTGACCTTCGTGTCCGTCCAGGACTGGGACGACACCGCGGTCCACACCTCGCAGCACAACGCCCTCGTCGGCCGCGACGCCGGCTTCAAGTCCGTCGTCGTCACCTTCGGCGGCGACCTCGTCCGCCTGCACCCGCGCGTCACCTACGCGGGCCCCGGCGGCGAGGCCGAGATGCTCGGCGTGTACTTCACCGACGCCGGCCAGCACCAGGAGCACCGCCTCCTGGTCACGCACGACGCCCCGCACTGCAAGTCGAACGTGGTCTACAAGGGCGCGCTGCAGGGCCAGGACGCCCACGCCGTCTGGATCGGCGACGTGCTCATCGAGAAGAGCGCCGAGGGCACCGACACGTACGAGATGAACCGCAACCTCGTCCTCACGGACGGCGCGCGGGTCGACTCCGTGCCGAACCTGGAGATCGAGACCGGCGAGATCGTCGGCGCCGGCCACGCCTCCGCGACCGGCCGCTTCGACGACGAGCAGCTCTTCTACCTGCAGGCCCGCGGCATCCCGGCCGACGAGGCCCGCCGCCTGGTCGTCCGCGGCTTCTTCGCCGAGCTCGTCCAGCAGATCGGTGTCGACGACATCGAGGAGCGCCTGATCACCAAGATCGAGGCCGAGCTCCAGGGTTCCGTCTGA
- a CDS encoding TetR/AcrR family transcriptional regulator, whose product MPQGVRRYDPDRRQRIIDAAIRVVGAKGIAGLSHRSAAAEADVPLGSTTYHFKTLDDLLVAALRQANEGFAQAVAQSPALADPDADLAGALARLLGELLAVDRGRVELEYELYLAALRRPALRPVAAEWCEAASEALVPRTDPVTARALVAVMDGISLQVLLTDAAYDESYAREVLARVLRP is encoded by the coding sequence ATGCCGCAGGGCGTGCGGCGCTACGACCCGGACCGGCGCCAGCGGATCATCGACGCCGCTATCCGGGTGGTGGGGGCCAAGGGCATCGCCGGGCTGAGCCACCGCAGCGCGGCCGCGGAGGCCGACGTACCGCTGGGGTCGACGACGTACCACTTCAAGACGCTGGACGACCTGCTGGTCGCGGCGCTGCGGCAGGCCAACGAGGGCTTCGCGCAGGCCGTGGCGCAATCGCCGGCGCTGGCCGATCCGGACGCGGACCTCGCCGGGGCGCTGGCCCGCCTCCTGGGCGAGTTGCTGGCGGTGGACCGGGGCCGGGTGGAGCTGGAGTACGAGCTCTACCTCGCGGCCCTGCGCCGCCCGGCCCTGCGGCCGGTCGCCGCCGAGTGGTGCGAGGCCGCGTCCGAGGCGCTGGTCCCGAGGACCGACCCGGTCACGGCCAGGGCGCTGGTGGCCGTGATGGACGGCATCAGCCTGCAGGTCCTGCTGACGGACGCCGCGTACGACGAGTCGTACGCCCGCGAGGTCCTGGCCCGGGTCCTGCGGCCCTAG
- a CDS encoding winged helix-turn-helix transcriptional regulator, translating to MAQRTHLGDADCAIAQALDVVGDWWTLLIVRDAARGLHRFDELQRELGVSRKVLAERLKLLVEAGVLSREPYQERPVRHEYRLTPRGRGLLPVLVALQDWGDTWVLGEGEMTATTDEASREAERVHALQGTRVPPLLLPDRFGELSDPVADTPFTVLYFFPGAYARAESYPPGWAGIPGAKGCTFESCTYRDQLAEFTAAGATVHGVSTQRPDEQREFAEQERLRFPLLSDADLALTAALRLPTFRAAGVSRIKRLTLVVDRDRTVREVIYPIRDIEASVQTALSTVRTAP from the coding sequence ATGGCCCAGCGCACACACCTCGGCGACGCGGACTGCGCCATCGCCCAGGCCCTCGACGTGGTGGGCGACTGGTGGACGCTGCTGATCGTGCGCGACGCGGCACGCGGCCTGCACCGCTTCGACGAGCTCCAGCGCGAGCTGGGCGTGTCCCGCAAGGTGCTGGCGGAGCGGCTGAAGCTGCTCGTCGAAGCCGGGGTGCTGTCGCGCGAGCCGTACCAGGAACGTCCGGTGCGGCACGAGTACCGGCTGACCCCGCGCGGGCGGGGGCTGCTGCCGGTCCTGGTGGCCCTCCAGGACTGGGGCGACACCTGGGTCCTGGGAGAGGGAGAGATGACGGCCACGACCGACGAGGCGTCGCGCGAGGCGGAACGGGTGCACGCACTGCAGGGCACGCGGGTGCCGCCGCTGCTGCTGCCGGACCGCTTCGGCGAGCTCAGCGACCCGGTGGCGGACACGCCGTTCACCGTCCTGTACTTCTTCCCCGGCGCCTACGCGCGGGCCGAGTCCTACCCGCCCGGCTGGGCCGGGATCCCGGGCGCCAAGGGCTGTACGTTCGAGTCGTGCACGTACCGCGACCAGCTCGCGGAGTTCACGGCGGCCGGCGCCACCGTGCACGGGGTCTCGACCCAGCGCCCCGACGAGCAGCGGGAGTTCGCGGAGCAGGAGCGGCTGCGCTTCCCGCTCCTCTCGGACGCCGACCTGGCGCTGACGGCGGCGCTGCGGCTGCCCACGTTCCGCGCGGCGGGCGTGAGCCGGATCAAGCGGCTGACCCTGGTCGTCGACCGCGACCGCACGGTGCGCGAGGTGATCTACCCGATCCGCGACATCGAGGCGAGCGTGCAGACGGCCCTGTCGACCGTCCGCACCGCCCCCTAG
- a CDS encoding MFS transporter, translating to MGGTGVLQGFKDIPRVVWLLAAGVFVNAVVSFTFVFVFLYLTGPRGLGAAQAGLVSGISGVGLVAGNFSGGWYGDRFGHRRVLLAAATLGGLALAAFPLLPTPLLFVAMPVAQYASGVIRAANSALVAVTVPEGGRRQAFALVRCVSNGGFTLGPPLGALVATGLSYDWLFVADGVGTLFFALWTARVVPARGAPRKASAAPDGGRGRGLAAELRARPALLAVLGAILVTDVVYRQQYSTFPVFLTDHGMDPRAFGLVIALNGGVILLLELPAAVALRARPALPVIGTGLVLVGAGYAALLLGAGIASAVTMMVLLSLGEILYKTTATAYVADEAPEHAVGRFQSLYAGISVSGVVIGPPLGGAMYSAAPGLLWPLCAGLAATAGAAVLWAWARQRRDAVRPAHETGSQPQAVAG from the coding sequence GTGGGGGGCACGGGTGTGCTGCAGGGGTTCAAGGACATACCGAGGGTCGTGTGGCTGCTGGCTGCGGGGGTGTTCGTCAACGCCGTCGTCAGCTTCACCTTCGTCTTCGTCTTCCTCTACCTGACCGGCCCGCGCGGCCTCGGGGCCGCCCAGGCCGGCCTCGTCAGCGGCATCAGCGGCGTCGGCCTGGTCGCGGGCAACTTCAGCGGCGGCTGGTACGGGGACCGCTTCGGCCACCGCCGGGTGCTCCTGGCCGCCGCCACCCTGGGCGGACTGGCCCTCGCGGCCTTCCCGCTGCTGCCCACGCCGCTCCTCTTCGTGGCCATGCCGGTGGCCCAGTACGCCTCAGGCGTGATCCGGGCCGCCAACTCCGCGCTGGTCGCGGTCACCGTCCCGGAGGGGGGCCGCCGCCAGGCCTTCGCCCTCGTACGGTGCGTGTCCAACGGCGGCTTCACCCTCGGGCCGCCGTTGGGCGCCCTGGTCGCGACCGGGCTCTCGTACGACTGGCTCTTCGTCGCCGACGGCGTCGGCACCCTCTTCTTCGCCCTCTGGACCGCCCGCGTCGTCCCGGCCCGCGGCGCACCCCGCAAGGCCTCCGCGGCCCCGGACGGCGGTCGGGGCCGCGGACTCGCCGCCGAACTGCGGGCTCGGCCGGCCCTGTTGGCGGTGCTCGGCGCGATCCTGGTGACCGACGTCGTCTACCGCCAGCAGTACTCCACCTTCCCCGTCTTCCTCACCGACCACGGCATGGACCCGCGCGCCTTCGGGCTCGTCATCGCCCTCAACGGCGGGGTGATCCTGCTGCTGGAGCTGCCCGCCGCCGTGGCGCTGCGCGCGCGGCCGGCGCTGCCGGTGATCGGTACCGGGCTGGTGCTGGTCGGGGCCGGATACGCGGCGCTGCTGCTCGGAGCGGGGATCGCGAGCGCCGTGACGATGATGGTGCTGCTGAGCCTCGGCGAGATCCTCTACAAGACCACCGCCACCGCCTACGTCGCCGACGAGGCGCCCGAGCACGCCGTCGGGCGGTTCCAGAGCCTGTACGCGGGCATCTCGGTCAGCGGGGTCGTCATCGGCCCGCCGCTGGGCGGGGCGATGTACTCGGCCGCGCCGGGACTGCTGTGGCCGCTGTGCGCCGGGCTCGCGGCGACGGCGGGCGCGGCGGTGCTGTGGGCCTGGGCGCGGCAGCGGCGCGACGCGGTCCGACCGGCACATGAGACCGGTTCGCAACCTCAGGCCGTCGCCGGTTAG
- a CDS encoding ABC transporter ATP-binding protein, whose protein sequence is MSNDPAVEIRGLVKRYGAKTAVDGLDLTVRRASVTAVLGPNGAGKTTTVETCEGYHRPDAGTVRVLGLDPVAQAEALRPRIGVMLQSGGVYSGARAVEMLRHMAKLYADPLDPEVLVERLGLGSCGRTPYRRLSGGQQQRLALAMAVVGRPEMVFLDEPTAGLDPQARRATWDLVRELRADGVTVVLTTHHMDEAEQLADEVAIVDAGRVIAHGSPEQLCRGGAENTLRFTGRPSLDLASLLKALPDGTQAAEVVAGVYRLTGEVDPQLLATVASWCAQNGVMPDSLSVERHTLEDVFLELTGKELRA, encoded by the coding sequence ATGAGCAACGACCCCGCCGTGGAGATCCGCGGACTGGTGAAGCGGTACGGCGCCAAGACGGCGGTGGACGGACTGGACCTCACCGTCCGCAGGGCCTCCGTCACCGCGGTCCTCGGTCCCAACGGCGCGGGCAAGACGACCACGGTCGAGACCTGCGAGGGCTACCACCGCCCCGACGCCGGCACCGTCCGCGTCCTCGGCCTCGACCCGGTCGCCCAGGCCGAGGCGCTGCGCCCGCGGATCGGTGTGATGCTCCAGTCCGGAGGCGTCTACTCCGGGGCCCGCGCCGTCGAGATGCTGCGCCACATGGCCAAGCTGTACGCCGACCCGCTCGACCCCGAGGTCCTGGTGGAACGCCTCGGACTGGGCAGCTGCGGCCGCACCCCCTACCGCCGGCTCTCCGGCGGCCAGCAGCAGCGCCTCGCCCTGGCCATGGCCGTCGTGGGCCGCCCCGAGATGGTCTTCCTCGACGAGCCCACCGCCGGCCTGGACCCGCAGGCCCGCCGCGCCACCTGGGACCTTGTACGGGAACTGCGCGCGGACGGGGTCACCGTCGTCCTCACCACGCACCACATGGACGAGGCCGAGCAGCTCGCGGACGAGGTGGCCATCGTGGACGCGGGCCGGGTCATCGCCCACGGCAGCCCCGAGCAGCTGTGCCGGGGCGGCGCCGAGAACACCCTGCGCTTCACCGGCCGCCCCTCCCTCGACCTCGCCTCGCTGCTGAAGGCGCTGCCCGACGGCACCCAGGCGGCCGAGGTCGTCGCCGGCGTCTACCGGTTGACCGGCGAGGTCGACCCGCAGCTGCTGGCCACCGTCGCCTCCTGGTGCGCGCAGAACGGCGTGATGCCGGACAGCCTCTCGGTGGAGCGGCACACCCTCGAAGACGTCTTCCTCGAACTGACCGGTAAGGAGCTGCGCGCATGA
- a CDS encoding helix-turn-helix transcriptional regulator encodes MKYGERQNEAPQGELTTGERSTRDRVARSILDHGPSTVADLAQRLGLTQAAVRRHLDTLVADDVVEAREQRVYGARTRGRPAKVFALTDCGRDAFDQSYDTLAADALRWIAQSVGGGEQGEAAVAAFARARMESQAQTYREAVEAAAPEGRAEALAKALTQDGYAATAKSAPGPHSGEQLCQHHCPVAHVAEQFPQLCEAETEVFSRLLGTHVQRLATIAHGDGVCTTFIPRSAGTTQTDTSVSASTAGRNPA; translated from the coding sequence GTGAAATACGGCGAACGGCAGAACGAGGCCCCCCAGGGGGAGCTCACCACCGGGGAGCGGTCAACCCGCGACCGGGTGGCGCGCTCCATCCTGGACCACGGTCCGTCCACCGTCGCCGACCTCGCCCAGCGCCTCGGCCTCACCCAGGCCGCCGTCCGCCGCCACCTCGACACGCTCGTCGCCGACGACGTGGTCGAAGCCCGTGAGCAGCGCGTGTACGGAGCGCGGACCCGAGGTCGGCCCGCCAAGGTCTTCGCGCTCACCGACTGCGGTCGCGACGCCTTCGACCAGTCCTACGACACGCTCGCCGCGGACGCCCTGCGCTGGATCGCGCAGTCCGTCGGCGGCGGCGAGCAGGGCGAGGCGGCCGTCGCCGCCTTCGCCAGGGCGCGGATGGAGTCGCAGGCGCAGACCTACCGGGAGGCCGTCGAGGCGGCCGCCCCCGAGGGCCGCGCGGAGGCCCTTGCCAAGGCGTTGACGCAGGACGGGTACGCTGCTACGGCGAAGAGCGCTCCCGGTCCGCACAGCGGTGAACAGCTCTGCCAGCACCACTGCCCGGTCGCCCACGTGGCCGAGCAGTTCCCGCAGCTCTGCGAGGCGGAGACCGAGGTCTTCTCCCGTCTGCTCGGGACGCACGTGCAGCGCCTCGCCACGATCGCCCACGGCGACGGAGTGTGCACGACGTTCATTCCGCGAAGCGCGGGCACCACACAGACCGACACATCAGTATCTGCAAGTACGGCCGGGAGGAACCCCGCATGA
- the sufU gene encoding Fe-S cluster assembly sulfur transfer protein SufU encodes MKLDSMYQELILDHYKHPHGRGLRDGDAEVHHVNPTCGDEITLRVKYDGEKLTDVSYEGQGCSISQASASVLNELLVGKELAEAQKIQAVFLEMMQSKGKIEPDEAMEEVLEDAVAFVGVSKYPARVKCALLSWMAWKDATAQALGDAERKTA; translated from the coding sequence GTGAAGCTGGATTCGATGTACCAGGAACTGATCCTGGACCACTACAAGCACCCGCACGGGCGTGGCCTGCGCGACGGCGATGCCGAGGTGCACCACGTCAACCCGACGTGCGGCGACGAGATCACGCTGCGCGTGAAGTACGACGGTGAGAAGCTGACGGACGTCAGCTACGAGGGCCAGGGCTGCTCCATCAGCCAGGCCAGCGCCTCCGTACTGAACGAGCTGCTCGTGGGCAAGGAACTGGCCGAGGCGCAGAAGATCCAGGCTGTCTTCCTGGAGATGATGCAGTCCAAGGGCAAGATCGAGCCCGACGAGGCCATGGAGGAGGTGCTGGAGGACGCGGTCGCGTTCGTCGGCGTCTCCAAGTACCCGGCCCGTGTGAAGTGCGCCCTGCTGAGCTGGATGGCGTGGAAGGACGCGACTGCCCAGGCCCTGGGCGACGCGGAGAGGAAGACGGCATGA
- a CDS encoding metal-sulfur cluster assembly factor, giving the protein MTENATPEASTKPATEEEVREALYDVVDPELGIDVVNLGLIYGIHIDDANIATLDMTLTSAACPLTDVIEDQAKSATDGIVNELRINWVWMPPWGPDKITDDGREQLRALGFNV; this is encoded by the coding sequence ATGACCGAGAACGCGACGCCCGAGGCGTCGACCAAGCCGGCCACCGAGGAGGAGGTCCGCGAGGCCCTCTACGACGTGGTCGACCCCGAGCTGGGCATCGACGTCGTCAACCTGGGCCTGATCTACGGCATCCACATCGACGACGCGAACATCGCCACCCTCGACATGACCCTGACCTCGGCGGCCTGCCCGCTGACGGACGTCATCGAGGACCAGGCGAAGTCGGCGACGGACGGCATCGTCAACGAACTCCGGATCAACTGGGTCTGGATGCCGCCGTGGGGCCCGGACAAGATCACGGACGACGGCCGTGAGCAGCTCCGCGCGCTCGGCTTCAACGTCTGA
- a CDS encoding bifunctional 3-phenylpropionate/cinnamic acid dioxygenase ferredoxin subunit — protein sequence MNYVKACALSELEENTPKRVELDGTPVSIVSTDGEVFAINDICSHANVSLSEGEVEDCMIECWLHGSAFDLRTGKPSGLPATRPVPVYPVKIEGDDVLVSLTQES from the coding sequence ATGAATTACGTCAAGGCCTGTGCGCTGAGCGAGCTGGAGGAGAACACCCCCAAGCGGGTGGAACTCGACGGCACGCCGGTGTCCATCGTCTCCACCGACGGGGAGGTGTTCGCGATCAACGACATCTGCTCGCACGCGAACGTCTCGCTCTCGGAGGGCGAGGTCGAGGACTGCATGATCGAGTGCTGGCTGCACGGGTCGGCCTTCGACCTGCGCACCGGCAAGCCCTCCGGTCTGCCCGCGACGCGCCCCGTTCCCGTATACCCCGTAAAGATCGAAGGGGACGACGTGCTCGTCTCCCTCACCCAGGAGTCCTGA
- the sufB gene encoding Fe-S cluster assembly protein SufB — MTTETAHPELDGLGTYEYGWADSDAAGAAAKRGLSEDVVRDISAKKSEPEWMLNLRLKGLKLFDRKPMPMWGSDLSGIDFNNIKYFVRSTEKQAASWEELPEDIKNTYDKLGIPEAEKQRLVAGVAAQYESEVVYHQIREDLEEQGVIFLDTDTALKEHPELFQEYFGTVIPVGDNKFASLNTAVWSGGSFIYVPKGVHVDIPLQAYFRINTENMGQFERTLIIVDEDAYVHYVEGCTAPIYSSDSLHSAVVEIIVKKGGRCRYTTIQNWSNNVYNLVTKRAVAYEGATMEWIDGNIGSKVTMKYPAVYLMGEHAKGETLSIAFAGEGQHQDAGSKMVHMAPNTSSNIVSKSVARGGGRTSYRGLVEIGEGASGSKSNVLCDALLVDTISRSDTYPYVDVREDDVTMGHEATVSKVSDDQLFYLMQRGLTEFEAMAMIVRGFVEPIAKELPMEYALELNRLIELQMEGSVG; from the coding sequence ATGACCACGGAGACTGCTCACCCTGAGCTCGATGGCCTGGGCACCTATGAATACGGCTGGGCCGACTCCGACGCGGCCGGTGCCGCTGCCAAGCGGGGTCTGTCCGAGGACGTCGTCCGCGACATCTCGGCGAAGAAGTCCGAGCCGGAGTGGATGCTGAACCTCCGCCTCAAGGGCCTCAAGCTCTTCGATCGCAAGCCCATGCCGATGTGGGGCTCCGACCTCTCGGGCATCGACTTCAACAACATCAAGTACTTCGTGCGCTCCACCGAGAAGCAGGCCGCTTCCTGGGAGGAACTGCCCGAGGACATCAAGAACACGTACGACAAGCTCGGCATCCCGGAGGCGGAGAAGCAGCGCCTCGTCGCCGGTGTCGCGGCCCAGTACGAGTCCGAGGTCGTCTACCACCAGATCCGTGAGGACCTGGAGGAGCAGGGCGTGATCTTCCTCGACACGGACACCGCGCTCAAGGAGCACCCGGAGCTCTTCCAGGAGTACTTCGGCACGGTCATCCCGGTCGGCGACAACAAGTTCGCGTCGCTGAACACCGCGGTGTGGTCCGGCGGCTCCTTCATCTACGTCCCCAAGGGTGTCCACGTGGACATCCCGCTCCAGGCCTACTTCCGCATCAACACGGAGAACATGGGCCAGTTCGAGCGGACGCTGATCATCGTCGACGAGGACGCCTACGTCCACTACGTCGAGGGCTGCACCGCCCCGATCTACTCCTCGGACTCGCTGCACAGCGCCGTCGTCGAGATCATCGTCAAGAAGGGCGGCCGCTGCCGCTACACGACGATCCAGAACTGGTCGAACAACGTCTACAACCTGGTCACCAAGCGCGCCGTGGCGTACGAGGGCGCGACCATGGAGTGGATCGACGGCAACATCGGTTCCAAGGTCACCATGAAGTACCCGGCCGTCTACCTGATGGGCGAGCACGCCAAGGGCGAGACCCTGTCCATCGCCTTCGCGGGCGAGGGCCAGCACCAGGACGCCGGATCCAAGATGGTCCACATGGCGCCGAACACCTCCTCGAACATCGTCTCCAAGTCGGTGGCCCGTGGCGGTGGCCGCACCTCCTACCGCGGTCTGGTCGAGATCGGCGAGGGCGCCTCCGGCTCCAAGTCCAACGTCCTGTGCGACGCGCTGCTCGTGGACACGATCTCCCGCTCGGACACGTACCCGTACGTGGACGTCCGCGAGGACGACGTGACGATGGGCCACGAGGCCACCGTCTCCAAGGTCTCCGACGACCAGCTCTTCTACCTGATGCAGCGCGGCCTCACCGAGTTCGAGGCCATGGCCATGATCGTGCGCGGCTTCGTCGAGCCGATCGCGAAGGAGCTGCCCATGGAGTACGCGCTGGAGCTCAACCGGCTGATCGAGCTGCAGATGGAGGGTTCGGTCGGCTAG
- a CDS encoding cysteine desulfurase, whose product MTQLPGLLDIEAIRKDFPLLDRVVHDGKKIVYLDNAATSQKPRQVLDALNEYYEQHNANVHRGVHVLAEEATALYEGARDKVAAFINAPSRDEVIFTKNASESLNLVANMLGWADEPYRVDRETEIAITEMEHHSNIVPWQLLAQRTGAKLKWFGLTDDGRLDLSNIEEVITEKTKIVSFTLVSNIMGTVNPVEAIVRRAQDVGALVLIDASQAAPHMPLDVQALGADFVAFTGHKMCGPTGIGVLWGRQELLEDLPPFLGGGEMIETVSMHASTYAPAPHKFEAGTPPIAQAVGLGAAVDYLTAIGMDKIAAHEHAITEYAIKRLAEVPDLRIIGPTTAEDRGAAISFVLGDIHPHDVGQVLDEQGIAVRVGHHCARPVCLRYGIPATTRASFYLYSSPADVDALIDGLEHVRNFFG is encoded by the coding sequence GTGACACAGTTGCCTGGCCTCCTCGACATCGAGGCGATCCGAAAGGACTTCCCCCTTCTGGATCGTGTGGTCCACGACGGGAAGAAGATCGTTTACCTGGACAACGCGGCGACCTCGCAGAAGCCGCGCCAGGTGCTCGACGCGCTGAACGAGTACTACGAGCAGCACAACGCCAACGTCCACCGTGGCGTGCACGTGCTCGCCGAGGAGGCCACGGCGCTGTACGAGGGCGCCCGCGACAAGGTCGCCGCCTTCATCAACGCGCCGAGCCGCGACGAGGTGATCTTCACCAAGAACGCCTCGGAGTCGCTCAACCTCGTCGCGAACATGCTCGGCTGGGCGGACGAGCCCTATCGGGTCGACCGCGAGACCGAGATCGCCATCACGGAGATGGAGCACCACTCCAACATCGTGCCGTGGCAGCTGCTCGCGCAGCGCACCGGCGCGAAGCTGAAGTGGTTCGGCCTCACCGACGACGGCCGGCTCGACCTGTCCAACATCGAAGAGGTCATCACGGAGAAGACGAAGATCGTCTCCTTCACGCTGGTCTCCAACATCATGGGCACGGTCAACCCGGTCGAGGCGATCGTCCGGCGCGCCCAGGACGTCGGCGCGCTGGTGCTGATCGACGCCTCCCAGGCCGCCCCGCACATGCCGCTGGACGTGCAGGCGCTCGGCGCCGACTTCGTGGCCTTCACCGGCCACAAGATGTGCGGCCCGACCGGCATCGGCGTCCTGTGGGGCCGCCAGGAGCTCCTGGAGGACCTGCCGCCGTTCCTCGGCGGCGGCGAGATGATCGAGACCGTGTCGATGCACGCCTCGACCTACGCCCCGGCGCCGCACAAGTTCGAGGCCGGTACGCCCCCGATCGCCCAGGCCGTCGGCCTCGGCGCGGCCGTGGACTACCTGACCGCGATCGGCATGGACAAGATCGCCGCGCACGAGCACGCGATCACCGAGTACGCGATCAAGCGCCTCGCCGAGGTGCCCGACCTGCGGATCATCGGCCCCACCACGGCCGAGGACCGCGGAGCCGCGATCTCCTTCGTGCTCGGCGACATCCACCCGCATGACGTCGGCCAGGTCCTGGACGAGCAGGGCATCGCGGTCCGCGTGGGACACCACTGCGCGCGCCCCGTCTGCCTGCGCTACGGAATTCCCGCGACGACGCGAGCGTCTTTCTACCTGTACTCCTCTCCGGCCGACGTCGACGCGCTGATCGACGGGCTGGAGCACGTACGGAACTTCTTCGGCTGA
- a CDS encoding DMT family transporter, which produces MPYVLLAAAIAAEVAGTTAMKYSDGFTKLWPSLGTLLGYAIAFTLLAQTLKTMSVGTAYAIWAGVGTAAIAAIGMVFMGEAATAAKIAGIALVIGGVVLLNLGGAH; this is translated from the coding sequence ATGCCCTATGTCCTGCTCGCAGCAGCCATCGCCGCCGAGGTCGCCGGCACCACCGCCATGAAGTACAGCGACGGCTTCACGAAGCTGTGGCCCTCGCTCGGCACCCTGCTGGGGTACGCCATAGCCTTCACCCTCCTCGCGCAGACGCTGAAGACCATGTCGGTCGGCACGGCCTACGCGATATGGGCCGGCGTCGGCACCGCCGCCATCGCCGCGATCGGCATGGTGTTCATGGGGGAGGCGGCCACCGCCGCGAAGATCGCCGGGATCGCCCTCGTGATCGGTGGGGTGGTCCTGCTGAACCTGGGCGGGGCGCACTGA
- the sufC gene encoding Fe-S cluster assembly ATPase SufC, protein MATLEIHDLHVSVEAENGAREILKGVDLTVKQGETHAIMGPNGSGKSTLAYSLAGHPKYTITRGTVTLDGEDVLEMSVDERARAGVFLAMQYPVEVPGVSVSNFLRTSATAIRGEAPKLRTWVKEVKSAMEQLQMDPAFAERNVNEGFSGGEKKRHEILQLELLKPKIAILDETDSGLDVDALRQVSEGVNRVRATGEVGTLLITHYTRILRYIKPDFVHVFSEGRIAESGGAELADKLEAEGYESYSTKGGATA, encoded by the coding sequence ATGGCAACGCTTGAAATCCACGACCTGCACGTCTCCGTCGAGGCCGAGAACGGCGCCCGCGAGATCCTCAAGGGCGTCGACCTCACCGTCAAGCAGGGTGAGACGCACGCCATCATGGGTCCGAACGGCTCCGGCAAGTCCACCCTGGCGTACTCGCTGGCCGGTCACCCGAAGTACACGATCACCCGTGGCACCGTGACCCTCGACGGCGAGGACGTCCTCGAGATGTCCGTCGACGAGCGCGCCCGCGCCGGCGTCTTCCTCGCGATGCAGTACCCGGTCGAGGTCCCCGGTGTCTCGGTCTCCAACTTCCTGCGCACCTCCGCCACCGCCATCCGCGGCGAGGCCCCCAAGCTGCGCACCTGGGTGAAGGAGGTCAAGTCCGCGATGGAGCAGCTCCAGATGGACCCGGCCTTCGCCGAGCGCAACGTCAACGAGGGCTTCTCCGGCGGTGAGAAGAAGCGCCACGAGATCCTGCAGCTGGAGCTCCTGAAGCCGAAGATCGCGATCCTCGACGAGACCGACTCCGGTCTCGACGTCGACGCCCTGCGCCAGGTCTCCGAGGGCGTCAACCGCGTCCGCGCGACCGGCGAGGTCGGCACGCTGCTGATCACGCACTACACGCGGATCCTCCGCTACATCAAGCCCGACTTCGTCCACGTCTTCTCCGAGGGCCGCATCGCCGAGTCCGGTGGCGCCGAACTCGCCGACAAGCTGGAGGCCGAAGGCTACGAGTCGTACAGCACGAAGGGTGGCGCGACCGCGTGA